A genomic stretch from Larimichthys crocea isolate SSNF chromosome XXII, L_crocea_2.0, whole genome shotgun sequence includes:
- the ca4c gene encoding carbonic anhydrase IV c, translating to MDFLVYLLTLLSLLSQGTAQWCYQSQYSCDDTCRDPSHWAAQFPSCGGLRQSPINIVTSKVHVNSALPPFDFIGHTNSINITVENKGHSAHFVLPQLVRLTGGALPGHYRAAQFHFHWGGNGRPGSEHTIDGERFPMELHIVHIKEPYGSLAEAEHDMAGIALLAFLFEETADDHPHLDPVIAALGRVQNNGSSTVITNFRLSDIIPSAKELHSYYRYVGSMTTPGCEQAVAWTVFHRTLSISSRQLDAIVQQCKFWTGQPMTDIFRPTQPLDGRVVYRSKASASLKSVMPLWFSVVFYVTLGTTGLIN from the exons ATGGATTTTTTGGTCTACCTCCTGACTctgctgtctctcctctctcagggCACAG CTCAGTGGTGTTACCAGAGCCAGTACTCCTGTGATGACACATGCAGAG ACCCCAGCCACTGGGCAGCTCAGTTTCCCAGCTGTGGAGGATTACGCCAATCACCAATTAATATAGTCACCAGCAAAGTCCACGTCAACAGCGCCCTGCCACCCTTCGACTTCATCGGCCACACCAACTCAATCAACATCACAGTGGAAAACAAAGGACACTCTG CTCACTTTGTTCTACCACAGTTGGTCCGACTAACCGGAGGAGCTCTGCCTGGTCACTACAGGGCTGCCCAGTTTCATTTCCACTGGGGAGGCAATGGAAGACCAGGATCAGAGCACACCATTGATGGAGAAAGGTTCCCCATGGAG ctGCACATAGTCCACATCAAGGAGCCGTATGGCTCTCTGGCAGAAGCAGAACATGATATGGCGGGTATAGCTCTGCTTGCCTTCCTATTTGAG GAAACAGCAGATGATCATCCTCATTTGGATCCAGTAATAGCTGCTCTGGGCCGAGTACAAAACAATG gcagcagcacagtgatCACAAACTTTCGGCTCAGTGACATTATCCCATCAGCAAAGGAGCTCCACAGTTACTACCGCTACGTGGGCTCAATGACAACTCCAGGATGTGAGCAGGCAGTTGCCTGGACAGTGTTTCACAGGACCCTGTCCATCAGCAGTCGACAG tTGGATGCAATAGTTCAGCAGTGCAAATTCTGGACGGGACAGCCCATGACTGACATTTTCAGGCCTACGCAGCCTCTTGACGGCAGAGTTGTGTACCGGTCCAAGGCGAGTGCGTCTCTGAAAAGCGTGATGCCTTTGTGGTTCTCAGTTGTTTTCTATGTCACGCTTGGGACGACGGGTCTGATAAACTGA
- the aldh3a2b gene encoding aldehyde dehydrogenase family 3 member A2b, whose protein sequence is MSREQQAVAHARKAFETGRSRSLEYRIYQLRSLQQLFIERQKEISDAVKKDLNKSEVGTQLYETLGLEGEISLAIRKLKEWAAPRPVEKNLLTLSDTVYIQPEPLGVVLIIGAWNYPWAVTIQPLIGAIAAGNAAVVKPSEVSVHTAKVMEELLPLYIDKELYPVVNGGVTETQELLRQKFDHIVYTGNSTVAKVIMEAAAKHLTPVTLELGGKSPCYIDKNCDISVACRRVTWGKYTNCGQTCIAPDYILCDPSIQDRVIAEVKKSIKEFYTDNPKTCLDYGRIINQRHFKRIMNLLEGSTIAVGGDNDESDCYIAPTVLRDVKPEAKVMQEEIFGPLLPILPVSGLEEAIKFINKREKPLALYVFTQDDQVIKQIRDETSSGGLLANDCLVHYSVSSLPFGGVGNSGMGCYHGKFTFDELSHLRGCLIKKLNMEGVNSMRYPPHTLKKLGWARFFILKNLDLGWLGRMALLAVLAVVAAVALQNYLL, encoded by the exons aTGTCTCGGGAGCAGCAGGCAGTGGCTCATGCCAGAAAAGCCTTTGAAACAGGCAGGTCCAGATCTTTAGAGTACAGGATCTACCAGCTGAGAAGCCTGCAGCAGTTATTCAttgagagacagaaggagattTCAGATGCCGTCAAGAAAGACCTCAATAAG AGCGAGGTGGGGACCCAGCTGTATGAGACTCTGGGTCTGGAGGGAGAGATCAGCCTTGCCATCAGGAAGCTGAAGGAGTGGGCAGCCCCCCGGCCCGTGGAGAAGAACCTGCTGACCCTCTCAGACACCGTCTACATCCAGCCGGAGCCTCTCGGAGTGGTGCTCATCATCGGGGCCTGGAACTACCCCTGGGCTGTCACCATCCAGCCACTCATTGGAGCCATTGCTGCTG GTAATGCCGCTGTGGTGAAGCCCTCTGAGGTCTCTGTTCACACAGCAAAGGTCATGGAGGAACTGCTGCCACTTTACATTGATAAA GAGCTTTACCCTGTAGTGAACGGAGGAGTGACAGAGACCCAGGAGCTGCTGCGCCAGAAGTTCGATCACATTGTCTACACCGGCAACAGCACAGTGGCCAAAGTGATCATGGAGGCTGCTGCCAAACACCTGACACCTGTCACCCTGGAGCTGGGCGGCAAGAGCCCCTGCTACATTGACAAGAACTGTGACATAAGTGTAGCTTGCAG GCGTGTTACCTGGGGAAAGTACACTAACTGTGGTCAGACCTGCATTGCCCCAGACTACATCCTTTGTGATCCCAGCATTCAGGACCGGGTCATCGCAGAGGTTAAGAAGTCTATTAAG GAGTTCTACACAGACAACCCAAAGACCTGCCTTGACTATGGGCGCATCATCAACCAGCGCCACTTCAAGAGGATAATGAACTTGTTGGAAGGCAGCACCATCGCTGTGGGAGGAGACAATGATGAGTCAGACTGCTACATAG cCCCCACAGTTCTGCGGGATGTGAAGCCAGAGGCGAAGGTGATGCAGGAGGAGATATTCGGACCTTTGCTTCCCATCTTGCCGGTCAGCGGCCTGGAGGAAGCCATTAAGTTTAtcaataaaagagagaaacctCTGGCACTCTACGTCTTCACACAGGATGACCAG GTGATAAAGCAAATCAGAGACGAGACCTCTAGTGGTGGACTGTTGGCCAATGACTGTCTCGTGCACTATTCTGTCAGCTCTCTGCCTTTCGGGGGAGTGG GAAACAGTGGTATGGGTTGCTACCACGGCAAGTTCACCTTTGACGAGCTGAGCCACCTGCGTGGTTGTCTCATCAAGAAGCTGAATATGGAGGGGGTGAACAGCATGCGGTACCCACCTCACACACTCAAGAAACTGGGCTGGGCGCGCTTCTTCATCCTGAAGAACTTAGACCTGGGCTGGCTGGGACGCATGGCGCTCTTAGCTGTCCTGGCTGTGGTGGCTGCAGTTGCTCTACAG aatTATCTCCTTTGA